From a region of the Calonectris borealis chromosome 2, bCalBor7.hap1.2, whole genome shotgun sequence genome:
- the NDC80 gene encoding kinetochore protein NDC80 homolog: MRRSSSIAGSSGRQSLMALRVQDNNKMGLQTPQMKDRGTFGKLSMSKPTPGTTERKVSFFGKRASGAGGSRNSQYGVFGTEKIKDPRPLHDKAFIQQCIKQLCEFLVGNGYAHNVSMKSLQSPSVKDFLKIFTFIYGFLCPSYELPDSKFEEEIPRVFKELGYPFPLSKSSMYTVGAPHTWPQIVTALVWLIDCVKLYAATRENAPSFDDGQSWGGETDDGIVHNKLFMDYSAKCYEHFMKGRDTFEELDAEVQSKLKDLFNIDECQIEGLAADNKRLHEEIARLEKEKESEPDRRVSLRNLKSSLQADVQKYQAYLANLESHIAILDQKMEGVNEEVETAEMEVEAMKQENARLQHIFDNQKYSVADIERINHERNELQQTINKLTKEVEAEEHQLWNEELKYARSKEAIEMQLAEYHKLARKLKLIPVSAENSQGHDFEIQFNPEAGPKCLVIYRKQIKAPLTEIINQTEEEIRKATQHKMSLEDSLEQVNVMLVDKKSSVKMLKEEAEKLDDLYHQKLKEAEEEEQKCANELELLEKHKQLLESGVNEGLSEATNELHDLQRQYQVVMQTTTEESRKAGDNLNRLLEVIATHVVSIEKYLDEQNVKVDRDYEEFMSEDLLSILTRILDSYKKKAESL, encoded by the exons ATGAGACGAAGCTCAAGTATTGCCGGAAGCAGTGGTCGGCAATCTCTAATGGCACTGAGAGTGCAAGACAACAACAAGATGGGTCTTCAAACACCTCAGAT gaaggacagaGGTACATTTGGGAAGCTAAGCATGAGCAAACCTACACCTGGaactacagaaagaaaagtcagCTTTTTTGGGAAGAG aGCTAGCGGGGCTGGAGGTTCACGCAACAGTCAGTATGGTGTGTTCGGTACAGAAAAGATCAAGGATCCCAGGCCACTTCATGACAAGGCATTCATCCAACAATGTATCAAGCAGCTTTGTGAG tttcttgttGGGAATGGTTACGCCCATAATGTTTCCATGAAATCACTGCAGTCTCCATCGGttaaggactttttaaaaatcttcacttttaTCTATGGATTTCTCTGCCCTTCTTACGAACTGCCTGACTCAAAATTTGAAGAGGAAATTCCCAGAGTTTTTAAAGAGCTTGG GTACCCCTTTCCTTTGTCAAAAAGCTCCATGTACACAGTGGGAGCACCACACACATGGCCTCAGATCGTGACAGCTTTGGTTTGGTTAATTGATTGTGTCAAG TTGTATGCTGCCACAAGGGAAAATGCACCATCGTTTGATGATGGACAGAGTTGGGGAGGAGAGACGGATGATGGAATTGTACATAATAAG cttttcatgGACTACTCTGCGAAGTGCTATGAGCACTTCATGAAAGGGAGAGATACTTTTGAAGAATTAGATGCAGAAGTGCAGTCAAAATTAA aggATTTATTTAATATAGATGAATGCCAGATAGAAGGGTTAGCAGCTGACAATAAAAGACTTCATGAAGAGATTGCaagactagaaaaagaaaaggaaagcgaGCCG GATCGTAGAGTATCACTACGAAACCTGAAATCATCTCTTCAAGCAGATGTCCAGAAATACCAGGCTTATTTGGCTAATCTGGAATCGCATATAGCCATCCTTGATCAAAAAATGGAAGGTGTTAATGAGGAAGTTGAGACAGCGG AAATGGAAGTAGAAGCAATGAAGCAGGAGAATGCCCGGCTCCAGCATATCTTTGATAACCAAAAGTACTCAGTTGCTGACATTGAGAGAATAAATCATGAGAGAAATGAGTTGCAGCAAACCATTAACAAGCTGACTAAGGAAGTGGAAGCAGAAGAACATCAGCTGTGGAATGAAGAGCTAAAATATGCTAGGAGTAAAGAGGCG ATCGAAATGCAACTGGCAGAGTATCATAAACTGGCtcgaaaactgaaattaattccAGTAAGTGCTGAGAATTCCCAAGGCCATGACTTTGAGATTCAGTTTAATCCTGAGGCAGGACCAAAGTGCCTAGTCATATACAGAAAGCAGATCAAG GCTCCCCTTACGGAGATCATAAaccagacagaggaagaaattagGAAAGCTACTCAACATAAAATGAGTTTGGAAGATAGTTTGGAACAG GTGAATGTAATGCTAGTGGACAAGAAAAGcagtgtgaaaatgctgaaagaaGAAGCTGAAAAGCTGGATGATCTTTACCATCAGAAGCTTAAG gaggcagaagaggaagaGCAAAAATGTGCAAATGAACTGGAATTGTTAGAGAAGCATAAACAACTACTAGAGAGTGGTGTCAATGAAGGTCTCAGTGAAGCCACAAATGAATTGCATGATCTTCAACGACA ATATCAAGTTGTTATGCAAACAACAACAGAAGAGAGCAGGAAAGCTGGTGATAACTTGAATCGTCTTTTAGAAGTGATTGCTACTCATGTAGTATCTATAGAG AAATATCTTGATGAACAGAATGTGAAAGTTGACAGAGACTATGAAGAATTCATGTCTGAAGATCTGTTGTCAATCTTGACCAGAATTCTAGACAGTTATAAAAAGAAGGCTGAAAGTCTGTAA